In Acidobacteriota bacterium, a genomic segment contains:
- the msrA gene encoding peptide-methionine (S)-S-oxide reductase MsrA, whose product MSRIKLRILTIFLVVFDLACNVATATVAIPDPVIDAPLAAAKGEQTAVLAGGCFWGIEAVYEHVKGVIDAESGYAGGSAGTAHYEMVSSGNTGHAESVRIKYDPSQISYGQLLKIFFSVAHDPTQLNRQGPDTGTQYRSAIFCSNEDQKRIAQAYIDQLNRAKAFERPIVSEVASGKSFFQAESYHQNYVVHHPNEPYIVMHDLPKVANLRKQFPNLYVK is encoded by the coding sequence ATGTCCCGTATCAAGCTCCGGATTCTCACCATCTTTCTGGTCGTGTTTGATCTGGCTTGCAACGTGGCCACCGCCACCGTTGCAATTCCGGACCCGGTGATAGACGCGCCACTTGCTGCGGCCAAGGGCGAGCAGACGGCGGTCCTTGCCGGAGGCTGCTTTTGGGGTATTGAAGCCGTGTACGAACACGTCAAAGGAGTCATTGACGCCGAGTCCGGCTACGCCGGGGGATCAGCCGGTACCGCTCATTATGAAATGGTCTCCTCGGGTAACACCGGGCACGCCGAATCGGTTCGAATCAAGTACGATCCGTCGCAGATCTCCTACGGTCAACTTCTCAAAATATTCTTTTCCGTAGCGCACGACCCTACGCAACTAAACCGGCAGGGCCCCGACACCGGCACACAATACCGTTCGGCTATCTTTTGCTCCAATGAAGACCAGAAGCGCATCGCGCAAGCCTACATAGACCAGCTAAATCGGGCCAAGGCTTTTGAGCGCCCGATTGTCAGTGAGGTCGCCTCGGGTAAATCCTTTTTTCAAGCTGAGTCTTACCACCAGAACTACGTCGTGCATCATCCAAACGAGCCGTACATCGTGATGCATGACCTTCCCAAGGTTGCTAATCTTCGCAAGCAGTTTCCCAATCTTTATGTGAAATGA
- a CDS encoding nuclear transport factor 2 family protein — protein MLRILSLAALVIVSLAHPGDVVAKRQTGGVASELTQIEHRLVKAWLDGDRKTVDSILAADWPVIDLTGHVLTKAQVMQELGSGERKIESRSVDDLNVRVFGDTAVVTGRSVLAGSYQGKRASVTQRFTDVFVKRDGRWQAVASQGTQIAQ, from the coding sequence ATGTTACGAATCCTCAGCCTGGCAGCACTGGTCATTGTGAGCCTGGCACATCCGGGTGACGTTGTCGCCAAGCGCCAAACCGGTGGAGTCGCTTCGGAGCTGACTCAGATCGAGCATCGCCTCGTAAAGGCATGGCTCGACGGAGATCGCAAAACGGTCGACTCTATTCTAGCTGCCGATTGGCCGGTGATTGACCTGACGGGTCACGTGTTGACCAAGGCGCAGGTGATGCAGGAGCTCGGCTCGGGCGAGCGGAAGATCGAATCCCGATCGGTTGATGATCTCAACGTACGAGTGTTTGGCGACACCGCGGTGGTCACAGGCCGCTCGGTACTCGCCGGCAGCTACCAGGGAAAGCGGGCTAGCGTAACCCAACGGTTCACCGACGTTTTCGTAAAGCGTGATGGGCGCTGGCAGGCCGTCGCGTCGCAAGGCACTCAGATCGCGCAATAG
- the mutS gene encoding DNA mismatch repair protein MutS codes for MQTPTPMLRQYQEIKRQHPGTLLFFRLGDFYELFFDDAVIGAKELEITLTARHRERGNPVPMCGVPYHAAGGYIAKLVRKGYRVAICDQTEDAKKTTKLVRREVVRVITPGTAIDSQLLDARENSYLASVFGAGFGMAAAFLDLSTGEFLATQFSGEAAWQRVLEQLECFGPREIIFPKSLEPLFTSGRKPEGDSGAITAEGDFVASGFSFSGYQPALNPLDEWFFSFDRARELLLTHFGVASLEGFGLGGRDLAVAASGGVLHYVRETQKDEAAHITGLSYFEPNDYLILDQPTVRNLELVEALDGSRNRTLLAVIDETVTGMGSRLLKQWLLRPSMKLGELNARLDAVEELRNALILRDRLRSELKRIVDLERLMARISLGRANARDLMALKTSADAIPIIKEMLADATASLLEVLAESLDELQDLRDLIGKSIADDPPATLTDGGYIRSGYNAELDELRGLSASSKSFIAAIESRERSRTGISSMKVKFNNVFGYFIEVSKSNLKNVPPDYERRQTLTNAERYTTPELKEYEAKVLGAEERISEIEQVLFTEIRQTVSVETKRVQSVAHALAILDAVLSLAEVAARRNYCRPVLTEDDELYIRTGRHAVIEATGERFIPNDTYLNNSTDRLLIITGPNMGGKSVYLRQAALISILAQIGSFVPADEARIAILDRVFTRVGASDSLARGRSTFMVEMTETANILNTATPRSLILLDEVGRGTSTFDGLSLAWAIAEYLHDNPQHAAKTLFATHYHEMTELAKLLPGVRNYQMAVKESGGTIVFLRRVVEGTASKSYGIEVARLAGLPRTVTERAREILSNLEANELDVTGKPKFARHLPSRKVAPQPTLFEAANDVVVDELRNLDTEGLTSEQALEVVRRLKDRLM; via the coding sequence ATGCAGACACCCACGCCAATGCTCAGGCAGTACCAGGAGATCAAGCGCCAGCATCCCGGAACGCTTCTCTTCTTTCGCCTAGGCGATTTTTATGAGCTCTTCTTCGACGATGCGGTGATTGGCGCGAAAGAGCTTGAGATCACGCTGACGGCCCGCCATCGCGAGCGCGGCAACCCCGTGCCGATGTGCGGCGTGCCCTATCACGCAGCGGGCGGCTATATAGCCAAGCTCGTGCGCAAGGGTTATCGCGTCGCGATATGCGATCAGACCGAAGATGCAAAGAAAACCACCAAGCTCGTCCGGCGCGAAGTCGTTCGAGTAATCACACCCGGCACTGCAATAGATTCCCAGTTGTTGGACGCGAGAGAGAACAGCTATCTGGCTTCGGTGTTCGGCGCGGGTTTTGGAATGGCGGCGGCTTTTCTGGATCTTTCGACTGGCGAGTTTCTGGCGACTCAGTTCTCAGGCGAAGCGGCCTGGCAGCGCGTGTTGGAACAGCTCGAATGCTTTGGCCCGCGGGAGATCATTTTCCCAAAGTCGCTCGAGCCACTGTTCACGTCCGGGCGCAAGCCCGAAGGCGACAGCGGCGCGATCACAGCCGAGGGCGATTTTGTTGCAAGCGGGTTTAGCTTCTCAGGATATCAACCGGCGCTGAACCCTCTCGACGAGTGGTTCTTCTCCTTCGATCGTGCGCGCGAGCTTTTGCTGACGCACTTTGGCGTTGCGTCGCTCGAAGGGTTCGGCCTTGGCGGACGCGATCTGGCGGTCGCAGCGTCGGGCGGCGTGCTCCACTACGTTCGCGAGACGCAGAAGGACGAAGCTGCTCACATAACCGGGCTCTCTTACTTTGAGCCGAATGACTATTTGATTCTGGACCAGCCAACCGTGCGGAATCTCGAGCTTGTGGAAGCGCTCGACGGCTCGCGCAATCGCACATTGCTTGCAGTGATCGATGAGACTGTGACAGGCATGGGCTCGCGACTGTTGAAGCAGTGGCTGTTGCGCCCTTCGATGAAGCTTGGCGAGTTGAATGCTCGGCTCGATGCGGTCGAGGAACTTCGGAATGCGTTGATACTTCGCGATCGGTTGCGCTCCGAGTTGAAGCGCATCGTCGATCTCGAACGCTTGATGGCGCGCATAAGCCTCGGGCGAGCAAACGCCCGCGACCTTATGGCGCTGAAGACTTCAGCGGACGCGATACCGATTATCAAGGAGATGCTTGCTGATGCGACTGCTTCTCTGCTCGAGGTGTTAGCTGAAAGCCTGGACGAGTTGCAAGACTTGCGCGATCTGATCGGCAAGAGCATAGCCGACGATCCCCCCGCTACGCTCACCGATGGTGGCTACATTCGTTCGGGTTACAACGCGGAATTGGATGAACTGCGCGGCCTTTCGGCGTCCAGCAAGAGCTTCATCGCGGCGATCGAATCGCGCGAGCGCTCGCGCACAGGCATCTCGTCGATGAAGGTTAAGTTCAACAACGTGTTCGGCTACTTCATAGAAGTAAGCAAATCGAATCTTAAGAACGTGCCCCCGGACTACGAACGCAGGCAGACCCTGACCAATGCCGAGCGCTACACCACGCCCGAGCTGAAAGAGTATGAAGCCAAGGTCCTCGGCGCCGAAGAGCGGATCAGCGAGATCGAGCAGGTTCTGTTTACCGAAATCAGACAAACTGTGTCCGTTGAAACCAAGCGCGTGCAGTCGGTCGCTCATGCGCTGGCGATTCTGGACGCCGTGCTATCCCTCGCTGAGGTGGCCGCTCGGCGCAACTACTGCCGGCCGGTGTTGACCGAAGACGACGAGCTGTACATACGCACTGGCCGTCACGCGGTGATCGAAGCAACCGGCGAGCGATTCATTCCGAACGATACATATCTGAACAACTCGACCGATCGGCTGCTTATCATCACCGGCCCGAATATGGGCGGCAAGTCTGTTTACCTGAGGCAAGCTGCGTTGATCTCGATACTCGCGCAGATCGGTTCATTCGTCCCCGCGGATGAAGCAAGAATCGCAATTCTCGATCGCGTGTTCACTCGCGTGGGCGCGTCGGACAGTCTGGCGCGCGGACGTTCGACCTTCATGGTCGAGATGACCGAGACCGCAAACATCCTCAACACCGCTACGCCGCGCAGTCTGATCCTGCTTGATGAAGTTGGCCGCGGCACTTCGACGTTTGATGGATTGTCGTTGGCGTGGGCGATCGCCGAGTATCTGCACGACAATCCGCAGCACGCGGCGAAGACGCTGTTCGCGACGCACTATCACGAGATGACCGAGCTTGCGAAGCTGCTGCCGGGAGTGCGCAACTATCAGATGGCAGTCAAGGAGAGCGGCGGCACGATCGTATTTCTTCGCAGGGTGGTCGAGGGAACGGCGTCGAAGTCTTATGGCATCGAAGTAGCTCGATTGGCTGGCTTGCCTCGAACGGTGACCGAGCGGGCGCGTGAGATACTTTCAAACCTGGAGGCGAATGAGTTGGACGTGACCGGCAAGCCGAAGTTCGCTCGTCATCTGCCTTCGCGAAAAGTCGCTCCCCAGCCGACGTTGTTTGAAGCGGCGAATGACGTGGTCGTTGATGAGTTGCGGAACCTCGATACGGAAGGGCTGACTTCAGAACAAGCGTTGGAAGTCGTGCGCAGGCTGAAGGACAGACTGATGTGA
- a CDS encoding RecQ family ATP-dependent DNA helicase, translating into MTTSNLFGRAQELLRQMLGPQAQFREGQWQAIDAIVTSRGRVLVVQRTGWGKSLVYFLSTKLLREQGAGPTILVSPLLSLMRNQIEAASRIGVRAFTINSSNRAEWDAAEAALAKDSCDILLISPERLGNDRFMRSVLPGVSGRAGLFVVDEVHCISDWGHDFRPDYRRIIRVMQSLPAGMPVLGTTATANDRVVADVQQQLGPELVVLRGPLARASLRLQNIVLSSQAERLAWLAENVQKFKGSGVIYCLTVADVERVTNWLKSQGITAEAYHAGDDAKIDREALEKALLNNELKALVATVALGMGFDKPDLAFVIHFQRPGSVVAYYQQVGRAGRAVDRAYGILLSGSEDDDIQDYFIESAFPAPDTMTSILDVVGASDGLSINELLARVNVSHSMANRALKLLEIDGAIVIKFDKKVLYFRSAIPWQPDLDRTNRITALRRAELAQMQRYVAHRGCLMEFLARALDDPDAKTCGVCANCQGRGFRAETSTELVRQAAEFLGRVDIVLEPKKRWPLDMSLSETSVIPAEMRNAPGRSLCYYGDAGWGRLVREGKYERGKFDDQMVDASALLIRERWQPEPFPDWVTAIPSRRHPGLVYDFAARLARSLGIPFVAALVRTSEAPEQKLMANSSMQARNIAGTLTTIEDVPSGAVLLIDDIVDSGWTLTLAGWLLRNKGSGVVHPFTLARATARKT; encoded by the coding sequence ATGACGACCAGCAATTTGTTTGGAAGGGCGCAAGAACTACTGCGGCAGATGCTTGGGCCGCAAGCTCAGTTTCGCGAAGGTCAGTGGCAAGCCATCGACGCCATCGTCACGAGCCGCGGCCGGGTCCTCGTTGTCCAACGCACCGGCTGGGGCAAGAGTCTCGTCTACTTCCTCTCGACAAAGCTTCTGCGCGAGCAAGGCGCAGGGCCTACGATTCTGGTCAGCCCGTTGCTGTCGCTGATGCGCAATCAAATCGAAGCCGCCTCGCGCATCGGCGTTCGCGCTTTCACCATCAACAGCTCGAACCGCGCGGAATGGGATGCCGCCGAAGCCGCGCTGGCCAAAGATTCTTGCGACATCCTGTTGATCTCGCCCGAACGCCTTGGCAACGACCGGTTCATGCGCTCAGTGCTTCCGGGCGTCTCGGGCCGCGCAGGTCTCTTCGTAGTCGATGAGGTTCACTGCATATCGGATTGGGGACACGACTTCAGACCTGACTACCGGCGGATTATTCGCGTGATGCAGAGCCTGCCCGCCGGAATGCCGGTGCTCGGAACTACGGCCACGGCCAACGATCGCGTTGTTGCAGACGTTCAACAACAACTCGGACCCGAGTTGGTTGTCTTGCGAGGTCCGCTCGCACGCGCCTCGTTGCGGCTTCAAAACATCGTGCTATCGAGCCAGGCTGAACGGCTCGCGTGGCTCGCGGAAAACGTTCAGAAGTTCAAAGGGAGCGGCGTCATCTACTGTCTGACCGTCGCGGATGTCGAACGCGTCACCAACTGGCTCAAGTCACAAGGCATCACCGCCGAAGCCTATCACGCGGGCGACGATGCGAAGATCGATCGCGAAGCCCTCGAAAAGGCGCTGCTCAACAACGAACTCAAAGCGTTGGTCGCGACGGTCGCGCTCGGCATGGGGTTCGACAAACCGGATCTCGCGTTTGTGATTCACTTTCAGCGGCCGGGGTCGGTGGTCGCATACTATCAACAAGTCGGAAGAGCCGGGCGCGCGGTCGATCGCGCTTACGGGATATTGCTAAGCGGAAGCGAAGACGATGATATTCAGGACTACTTCATCGAGAGCGCGTTCCCCGCTCCTGATACGATGACCTCGATACTCGATGTGGTCGGCGCCAGCGATGGTCTATCGATCAACGAGTTGCTTGCTCGTGTGAACGTCTCGCATTCGATGGCCAACCGAGCGCTGAAGCTGTTAGAGATCGACGGCGCGATCGTGATCAAGTTCGACAAGAAGGTTCTGTATTTTCGCAGCGCGATTCCATGGCAGCCGGACCTCGATCGAACAAATCGAATCACAGCCTTGCGGCGGGCCGAGCTTGCCCAGATGCAGAGGTACGTCGCTCATCGCGGTTGCTTGATGGAATTCCTCGCCCGCGCGCTGGACGATCCCGACGCAAAGACTTGCGGCGTGTGCGCCAATTGTCAGGGGCGAGGCTTTCGCGCCGAAACGTCAACTGAATTGGTCCGGCAAGCCGCCGAGTTTCTTGGACGAGTCGATATAGTGCTCGAACCGAAGAAGCGCTGGCCTCTGGATATGTCTCTCTCGGAGACGTCGGTCATCCCTGCTGAAATGCGCAACGCGCCGGGCCGCTCGCTTTGTTACTACGGCGACGCCGGATGGGGCCGGCTGGTGCGCGAAGGCAAGTATGAACGCGGTAAATTCGACGACCAGATGGTGGACGCATCCGCGCTATTGATTCGCGAGCGATGGCAGCCTGAGCCGTTTCCTGATTGGGTCACGGCAATACCCTCGCGACGCCATCCGGGGCTGGTGTATGATTTCGCCGCGCGGTTGGCCCGTTCGCTTGGCATTCCGTTCGTCGCTGCGCTCGTCCGAACGTCGGAAGCGCCCGAACAAAAGTTGATGGCCAACAGCTCGATGCAAGCGCGCAACATCGCGGGTACACTCACCACGATCGAAGACGTTCCGAGCGGCGCAGTCCTGTTGATTGATGACATAGTCGATTCGGGCTGGACGTTGACGCTCGCCGGATGGCTGCTGAGAAACAAAGGCAGCGGCGTGGTTCATCCGTTTACCTTGGCTCGCGCAACAGCACGCAAGACTTGA
- the rimI gene encoding ribosomal protein S18-alanine N-acetyltransferase, translating to MSISNLTSREYEAMFRPYFIEPMRDRDLIDVVEIEETSGLNRWGYDAYQRELFTNPNSILIVARNLFLGPPVVGFFAGWVVEDELHVNNVASHPEYRRIGIGRSLMEAAIDEASRRGGAQVVLEVRASNEAAQLLYRELGFSFIGRRRDYYRLPTEDALMMRLRF from the coding sequence GTGTCGATAAGCAATCTTACAAGCCGCGAATACGAGGCGATGTTCCGGCCGTACTTCATCGAGCCGATGCGCGACCGCGATCTGATTGACGTGGTCGAGATCGAAGAGACCAGCGGGCTGAATCGCTGGGGATACGACGCCTACCAGCGCGAGTTGTTCACAAATCCGAATTCGATATTGATCGTGGCGCGCAACCTGTTTCTGGGCCCGCCAGTCGTCGGCTTCTTTGCCGGTTGGGTCGTCGAAGACGAGTTGCACGTCAACAACGTAGCCTCGCACCCGGAGTATCGCCGTATAGGCATTGGCCGGAGCTTGATGGAAGCCGCGATCGATGAAGCAAGCCGTCGAGGCGGCGCGCAGGTTGTGCTCGAAGTGCGAGCGTCAAATGAGGCCGCTCAGTTGTTATACAGAGAGCTTGGTTTCAGCTTCATTGGCCGGCGGCGAGACTACTATCGCCTTCCCACCGAGGATGCGCTAATGATGAGACTGCGGTTCTAA
- a CDS encoding class II aldolase/adducin family protein produces MAMAGETHDDEAAIRHDLVTACRLFARFGWTDLGATHLSTRLKGSLEERFIINPHGCWLGAMREDLLYRHSLRAENDCLRQGEQKEGVGVAIHSAIYTARKDIHCVLHTHTTAGIAVSMQESGLQMLSNQAAMFFGKLAYHEARLGEDEPAGTARDLAKNDAMILRHHGLLVCGRNVPEAFVRMHLLQRACESQIAGQMAGVPLLPMLTEVCVAISGQADALIHHHASAVWPTLSHLVSQNASEYAHFPLENN; encoded by the coding sequence ATGGCAATGGCAGGCGAGACTCACGACGATGAGGCGGCTATCAGACACGATCTAGTAACCGCATGCCGACTCTTCGCGCGCTTTGGGTGGACCGACTTGGGAGCCACGCATCTTTCTACCCGCCTTAAGGGAAGTCTTGAAGAGAGATTTATTATCAATCCACACGGTTGTTGGTTGGGTGCGATGCGGGAAGACTTGCTCTATCGCCACAGTCTTCGCGCGGAGAATGATTGTTTACGGCAAGGCGAACAGAAAGAGGGAGTTGGAGTGGCCATACACAGCGCCATTTACACCGCGCGGAAGGATATACACTGTGTGCTACACACCCACACTACTGCCGGAATTGCTGTCTCTATGCAGGAATCCGGACTCCAAATGCTGAGCAACCAAGCGGCGATGTTTTTCGGCAAGCTCGCATATCACGAAGCTCGTTTGGGAGAGGATGAGCCAGCCGGCACCGCCCGTGATCTTGCCAAAAATGACGCGATGATACTTCGACATCACGGCCTGCTTGTGTGCGGAAGGAATGTTCCAGAAGCGTTTGTGCGGATGCACTTGCTACAACGGGCCTGTGAGTCGCAGATAGCGGGCCAAATGGCGGGGGTTCCGTTGCTGCCGATGCTAACAGAAGTATGCGTTGCGATAAGCGGTCAAGCTGACGCGCTCATCCACCACCACGCGAGCGCTGTCTGGCCTACGCTTTCGCACTTAGTTTCGCAGAACGCAAGTGAGTACGCACACTTCCCTTTGGAAAATAATTGA
- the tsaB gene encoding tRNA (adenosine(37)-N6)-threonylcarbamoyltransferase complex dimerization subunit type 1 TsaB → MNKQEFTTLDPVILALHTSSETTSVAVSQGAKLLRSIKAPPDEKRSDKLWSDVQALLVQLDLTISDVEVYSVCVGPGSFTGLRVGMAAVKGFSAANNKPIVAVTSLEAAAFAAGPAPYVCAIVNAYKGEVYSQLFSFDRDGVPAALNDPMMSSLEQAVERVADVDELVLAGGGAAGGAGVAGRTSQRVSKQPAQCPAEDIAALAFLKNARGQVETAESLKACYVRPSEAEIKLSLGLLGSKIKRSMKLE, encoded by the coding sequence TTGAATAAACAAGAGTTCACAACACTAGACCCAGTCATTCTCGCGCTCCACACGTCATCTGAGACAACAAGCGTGGCGGTTAGCCAGGGCGCGAAGTTGTTGAGATCAATCAAGGCGCCGCCGGATGAGAAGCGTTCGGATAAGCTATGGTCTGACGTTCAGGCTCTGCTGGTGCAACTCGATCTGACGATAAGCGATGTTGAGGTGTACTCAGTGTGCGTCGGACCCGGTAGTTTCACCGGACTGCGCGTGGGGATGGCCGCGGTGAAGGGCTTTTCCGCGGCAAACAACAAGCCCATCGTTGCAGTTACTTCGCTCGAAGCCGCAGCGTTCGCCGCAGGTCCGGCGCCGTATGTCTGTGCGATCGTGAATGCGTATAAGGGTGAGGTCTATTCGCAGTTGTTTTCATTTGATCGGGACGGTGTCCCGGCTGCGCTGAATGATCCGATGATGTCCAGCCTTGAACAGGCGGTCGAGCGAGTCGCTGATGTCGATGAACTAGTTTTGGCCGGCGGCGGCGCGGCAGGCGGAGCAGGGGTCGCCGGCAGAACGAGTCAGCGGGTGAGCAAGCAGCCGGCTCAGTGTCCGGCGGAAGACATCGCGGCGCTGGCCTTCTTGAAAAACGCGCGCGGCCAGGTGGAAACGGCGGAGAGTTTGAAGGCCTGCTATGTTCGGCCATCCGAGGCTGAAATAAAGTTGTCGTTGGGCCTTCTGGGTTCTAAGATCAAACGGAGCATGAAGCTCGAATGA
- a CDS encoding DUF6065 family protein yields MVTVKHDSLIEFYQLWPDALAPKPADPSIVGSISLRAFQYCEPFTSASGYGWYMFPPIDFDVRWDGHASVWRSAATRDWEPLRSVVAEEMAAELAAHSTRTGRICPGSFPFLSHAPESGIVQIWSGLVVRTLPDWVVLVRPLANYPREAAFDVLEGIIETDWWVGPLISPIRITKSDLTIEFRKQRPYAQIQLVHRGAYRSKTLTEAKSMMGVQTLTSDLWDAFAKTLLDASKPDRKPGTYKRRTRSRGVD; encoded by the coding sequence ATGGTTACGGTGAAGCACGACAGCCTTATTGAATTCTATCAACTCTGGCCGGATGCTCTGGCGCCAAAGCCCGCCGATCCAAGCATCGTTGGCTCAATCTCGCTTAGAGCCTTCCAGTACTGTGAACCATTCACGTCTGCATCAGGTTACGGGTGGTACATGTTTCCCCCGATCGACTTCGACGTAAGATGGGACGGGCATGCGAGCGTATGGAGAAGTGCGGCGACGCGCGACTGGGAACCGCTGCGAAGCGTTGTGGCTGAGGAAATGGCTGCGGAGCTAGCAGCGCACTCGACGCGAACCGGAAGAATCTGTCCCGGTTCGTTTCCTTTTCTAAGTCATGCGCCCGAATCCGGCATAGTTCAAATCTGGTCCGGGTTGGTAGTACGTACCCTGCCGGATTGGGTAGTGCTTGTTAGGCCGCTAGCAAACTATCCGCGCGAAGCCGCATTTGATGTGCTCGAGGGGATCATTGAAACAGACTGGTGGGTGGGTCCTCTGATTTCGCCCATACGAATTACGAAATCCGATCTAACGATCGAGTTTCGAAAGCAGCGCCCATATGCGCAGATTCAACTGGTCCATAGAGGCGCTTACCGCTCCAAAACTTTGACCGAGGCGAAGTCGATGATGGGAGTTCAGACCTTGACATCCGACCTATGGGACGCCTTCGCGAAGACACTGCTGGATGCTTCGAAACCCGACCGTAAGCCTGGAACCTACAAGCGCCGCACCCGTTCGCGTGGGGTTGACTGA
- a CDS encoding ABC transporter transmembrane domain-containing protein produces the protein MPARPDKSSAKEATDAKEKPRVSPRDLLRLLSYAKPYRVRLAVALLSLLIAGGLGLAFPQVVGMLIDAAFVQRDSHKLNQFALLLVGVFGAQAGFSFLRTYLLSYTGERIVADVRTQVYNHLTDLPVSFFANRRVGELTSRLASDVSVVQTVTTGSITELLRSGLLLVGGVTIIFITNARLSLLMLAIVPVVIVAAHLYGRYVRRLSTQVQDRLAEANSVLEETLSAIRIVQSFVREEYERARYRDRIQDSLKLAVKRAVASGGFIAFIILVVYSGIAVVLWFGSRMVISGQMTAGDLIKFVLYTFFVAGAVGGMSELYGQFNQAIGSTRRVFELLDIKPEIKDRDNPEPLESVQGHVELIDVQFTYPDERALPVLKGVTIEAKPGELIALVGPSGAGKSTLVALIPRFYDVSSGAILIDGHDIRSVRLVDLRGAIGMVPQETTLFGGAIRENIAYGKLGAVDDEIEAVARAAHAHEFISEFPDGYDTIVGERGVKLSGGQRQRIAIARALLKNPAILILDEATSSLDSESERLVQDALETLMQGRTTFVIAHRLSTVRRADRIIVLDEGRIVEEGTHDELLAGGGLYKRLHEIQFRDYPTTLGDVGQTEW, from the coding sequence ATGCCGGCACGACCCGACAAAAGCTCCGCAAAAGAAGCCACTGACGCGAAAGAAAAGCCAAGAGTGTCGCCCCGAGATCTGTTGCGGCTGCTGTCCTACGCGAAGCCATATCGGGTCAGGCTCGCCGTTGCGTTGCTCTCGCTGTTGATCGCTGGCGGACTTGGGCTGGCGTTTCCTCAGGTGGTGGGCATGCTCATAGACGCCGCCTTCGTCCAACGCGATTCGCACAAGCTGAACCAGTTCGCGTTGCTTCTCGTCGGGGTTTTTGGCGCCCAGGCAGGATTCAGTTTCTTGCGAACCTACCTCCTCTCGTACACTGGCGAACGGATCGTCGCTGATGTTCGCACTCAGGTCTACAACCATCTCACGGATCTTCCCGTGTCGTTCTTTGCCAACCGCAGAGTAGGCGAGCTGACTTCGCGATTGGCGTCGGACGTGAGCGTAGTCCAGACCGTAACCACGGGCAGCATCACCGAGCTTCTCCGATCGGGGTTGTTGTTGGTGGGTGGCGTAACGATTATCTTCATCACCAACGCCCGATTGTCGCTGCTGATGCTCGCCATCGTGCCGGTTGTAATTGTCGCGGCGCATTTGTATGGCCGCTACGTTCGCCGATTGAGCACCCAGGTCCAGGACCGCCTCGCCGAAGCAAACTCGGTCCTCGAGGAGACGCTGTCCGCAATTCGCATCGTTCAATCGTTTGTCCGCGAGGAGTATGAACGCGCGCGCTATCGCGACAGGATTCAGGATTCGTTGAAACTGGCCGTGAAGCGCGCGGTCGCAAGCGGCGGCTTCATCGCGTTCATCATTCTGGTGGTCTACAGCGGCATAGCGGTGGTTCTGTGGTTTGGGAGCCGCATGGTTATTTCCGGTCAAATGACCGCTGGCGATCTGATCAAGTTCGTGCTCTATACATTCTTCGTTGCCGGAGCGGTCGGCGGGATGAGCGAGCTTTACGGCCAGTTCAATCAAGCGATCGGTTCGACCCGGCGAGTGTTCGAGTTACTCGATATCAAACCGGAGATAAAGGACCGCGACAATCCTGAGCCGCTTGAAAGCGTTCAAGGCCACGTTGAGCTGATCGACGTGCAATTCACTTATCCCGACGAGCGAGCGCTGCCCGTCTTGAAAGGCGTGACCATCGAAGCGAAGCCCGGCGAGCTCATTGCGCTGGTCGGTCCGAGCGGGGCAGGGAAGTCTACGCTGGTAGCATTGATCCCGCGCTTCTACGATGTGAGCTCGGGCGCGATTCTGATCGACGGCCACGACATCAGGTCAGTGCGACTTGTGGACTTGAGGGGCGCGATTGGAATGGTGCCTCAAGAGACGACGCTTTTTGGCGGGGCCATTCGCGAGAACATCGCTTACGGCAAGCTGGGCGCGGTCGATGACGAGATTGAGGCCGTGGCTCGCGCGGCTCATGCTCATGAGTTCATCTCGGAATTCCCGGACGGCTACGACACGATCGTCGGCGAGCGCGGAGTAAAGCTTTCGGGTGGCCAGCGCCAGCGAATCGCAATCGCGCGCGCGCTGCTGAAGAACCCGGCGATTCTGATACTCGACGAAGCGACCAGTTCGCTCGATTCTGAATCGGAGCGATTGGTGCAAGACGCGCTCGAAACGTTGATGCAAGGCCGCACAACATTCGTGATAGCTCATCGGCTCTCGACGGTGCGACGCGCGGACCGGATCATCGTGCTCGATGAAGGACGGATTGTCGAAGAAGGCACGCACGACGAGTTGTTGGCTGGTGGTGGACTCTACAAGCGACTTCATGAGATTCAGTTTAGAGATTACCCGACCACTCTCGGCGACGTGGGTCAAACGGAGTGGTGA